The genomic window CGACAGCAAGCTGTGCGTGGACACGATCACCACGTGGGCCGCCGGCTGGGCGCGACGCGGCTGGACCCGCAAGAGCGGTCCCATCGCCAACCTCGACCTCGTCCAGCAGCTGTACGAGCGGGCGCAGGCCCGCCCCGAGATCACCCTCGCATGGATCGCCGCCCACAGCGGCGCCCGCTGGAACGAGTACGCGGACTCGTTGTCGACGGCCTACCGCCGCGAGGAGCTGTGAGCCCCCCGCCGGTCCCGGAGACCACCCTGGTGGTCGCGGCCGGCATCCACACCTTGGATCCCGCGAGCCCCTCGGGCCGGCGGGCCATGCTGCTGGCCGGCGACCAGATCCTCTGGGTGGGCCCGAGCGCCCGGGCCGCGCCGCCCCACGAGCACGAGGTGGACCTGGGAGCCGCCTGGGTCTGCCCGAGCTTCGTCGACGCCCACGTGCACGGCACCGCCGCGGGACTGGCCCTGACCGGCCTGGACCTGCGCGGTGCGGCCAGCCTCGCCGAGTGCCTCGAGCGCCTGGGGCGCCACGCCGCGGCAGGCACCGAGGAGGTGGTGCTCGGCTTCGCATGGGACGACGAGGGGTGGCCGGAGCAGCGCCCCCCGAGCGCCGCGGACATCACGGCCGTGACGGGCAGCCGGGCCGTGCTGCTCGCCCGCATCGACGGCCACAGCTGCGTGGTGGATCCCGCCACGTTGGCGCGGCTGCCCCTCGACGGTCTGGCGGGGGTCGACCGCGACGCCGACGGGCGACCGACCGGCTTGCTGCGCGAGCAGGCCTGTGAGGCCGCGAGGCGGCGGCTGATGGCGCGGCTGCCCGATGCGCAGCTGGACGCCGCACGGCGGGCGACGTGCCGGCGGGCGGCCTCGCTCGGCATCGGCGGCCTCCACGAGATGGGCCACCCGGGCATCTCCGGCCTCGCCGACGCCCGGGTGTGGGCCACCGGGGACTGGCCGGTGGAGGTGCATACCTGGTGGGCCCAGCTCGACGGGCCGCGGGACCTGCGCCCCGGCGGCGACCTGTTCCTGGACGGTTCCATCGGCTCCCACACCGCCGCGGTCTTCGACGGATACGCCGACGGCGGCGAGCCCGGCCGGCTCTTCCACGCCGACGAGGCGGTTGCCGCCTTCTTCACCACGGCGACCCGGGCGGGCCGGGGCGGGGCCGTGCACGCCATCGGTGACCGGGCCGTCGACCAGGCCGTCCGGGCCCTGGAGGCCGCGGCCGCGGCCATCGGCGCGGACGCCGTCCACGCCTGCCGACACCGCATCGAGCACGCCGAGATGATCTCACCCGAGCTGGTCACCCGACTGCGGGACGTCGGTGCCGTGGTCAGCGTGCAACCGGCCTTCGACGCCCTCTGGGGTGGGCCCGACGGGCTCTACGCACGGCGGTTCGGCCCCGCTGCGGCGTGTCAGACCAACCCCCTGGCGTGGTTCGCCGCCGCCGGCGTGCCGATGGCCCTCGGCTCGGACGCGCCGGTGACCCCCCTGGACCCGTGGGCGGCGGTGCAGGCCGCCACCCACCATCAGGGGGCGTGCGGGTTGAGCCGCCGACAGGCACTGGCGGCCCACACCCTCGGCGGGCGGTACGCCGCGGGTCAGGACGCGGTCGGGGCGCTGTGCACCGGCGCCCGCGCCGACTTCGCCGTGTGGGGTGATGACCCGTTGGCCGTCGAGGACCCCCGGGACCTTACCTGCCTCGCGACGGTCGTCGCGGGCAGGGTCGTGCACGGGGCGCTCGGCGTCAGCCACCCGGCGTGACGACGCGGGCTCGCCGCCAACCCGGCCGTGCGGACGGCGCGCGGACGGCGCGCGGACGGCGAGAAATCTGCAATGATCCTGACCTGCACGTTCGTCACGAACACCCTGGTCAGAGACCTTTTCGTCAGCGGCGTCCCCGGTTGACGCGCCCGCCGCGGGGACCATAGTCTCCGGACGCCTCAACCCGTTACCCGCGGGTTGGACGGCCAAGGTGGAACGGGGCAGCGTTCAAGCGTCGCCCTGCCACCGGACGTTCGCACAACGGGAGGAAGGGCAGGCTCAGTAGAGAACTCGCGCGCCGGCCCAGCCGGCACGCGCGTGGTGCCAACGGCAGGCCCGCCTCACCGTGGCTCCGGAGCAGCGATGCTCCGGAGCCACGTGCGATTTTCTCCCCGCATGGGAACGTCCCAACCGATCAGGGCGTTGCGCCCAGCACGGCCAGCCCCTATAAAGCCGCTCATGCGGCGAGACGCGGCGCGCCAGACCAGGGAGGAGACGTCGGTGTCCACCGCCGAGTTCCATGACGACGACATGAGCGTCGAGGACGGCGTCGAGGACGGCGTCGACGACGAGGTCGACGACGAGGTCGACGGCGATGTCGACCTCGACGAGCTGTCGGACCTCGACGATGTCTCCATCGAGGTCGATGACGTCGATGACGCCGACGACGACGATGACGACGCGGGCACGAGCGCCGAGGACGACGAGGAGGTCGACGACCCCCCCACCGAGGAGGAGGACGAGGACGAGGGCGACGAGGAGACCGACGACGCCGAGGAGTCCCTCGACGTCCTGCTCGCCCGGGAGAAGGTGCTCGACGAGGATGACCTGGGGCGGATCGCCGCAGAATCCCGCACCGGTCTGAGCGTGCGGCCGGCGCTCATCGGCGCGGACGAGTTCACCTGCCGTTCGTGCTTCCTGGTCAAGCGCCGGGCACAGCTCGCCGACGAGCAGCGTCGGCTCTGCTTCGACTGCGTCTGATGCGGCTCCGGTGAACCCCGGGCTTCGCCGCGCGCTGCTGGCGGTCAGCGGAGGCGTCCTGCTGTACGCCGGGCACCCGCCGCTGGGGCTCGGCCCGCTCGGCCTGGTGGCTCTCGCACCGCTGCTGGTGCTGGCCCGCGACTGCGCGGGCGGCGAGCGGGCCGTGCGCGCCGGTCTGGGCTGGGGGATGCTGGCCGCGGCGGCGTTCTTCACCCCGCTGCTCTACTGGATCGCCGTCGTCGAGCCGGTCGCCCTGCCCCTGCTGGTCCTGTCGCAGTCCGCGGCCGTGGCGGGGTTCGTCGCCGGGATGGCCGCGTGGGGTGACCGGCCGTGGCGTCCGGTGGCCGCCGTGGTCTGGTGGGTGGCTCTCGAGGCCCTGCGCAGCATGGCCCCGTGGGGCGGGTTCCCGTGGGGGGTGCTCGGCTACACCCAACACGGCGGCGGTCTGCTCCTGCCCATCGCGCGCACCCTGGGCGTGCTCGGCGTGAGCGCCGCGTGTGCCGGCGTCGCCGCCGCCGTCGAGGAGGCCATCCATCGCCTCCGAGCCCTGCGCGCCGCCGGCCCCCCGACCCGCGCGTTCGGCGAGGCCGCCTTTGCGGCGGCGCGCACCCCCCTGCTTGGGGTCCTGGTGATCCTGGCCGCCGGGGTGCTGCGCGGCGGCGACCCGCCGGCGCCGACGGGTCGCAGCCTGGATCTCGCCGCGGTGCAGGGCAACGACATCTCCGACACGCGATCGCTGGCCCGCGACAGCGTCGTCGAGGTGGCCGAGCGCATGACCGCCCTGACCGAGCAGCTGGCCGCGGATCGCGCGGGGCTGCCGGACGTGGTGGTCTGGCCCGAGAACGCCCTGGACGCCGACCCGACCGCCGGCACGCGACCCGAGGTGACCGCCTTGGTGCACCGGGCGCTCGACGCGCTGGACGGCACGCCCCTGCTGGCCGGCATGCTGCGCACCGAGGCGGGCCGGCAGTTCAACACCATGGCCGAGCTCGCACCGGACGGGACGGTGCGCGACGTCTATGCCAAACGCTCGCTGGTGCCCTTCGGCGAGTTCGTCCCGTTCCGGGAGCACCTCGAGTGGGTGCCGGCGCTGGAGCGGGCCGGCGATTTCTCGGCCGGTGCGGACCCGGGCGTCTTCACGGTCGCCGGTGCCCGCGTGGCCACCGTCATCTGCTTCGAGAACACCTTCCCCGCGCTCACGCGCAGCCAGGTCCGTGCCGGGGCCGAGCTCTTGGTCGTGTCGACCAACAACGCGAGCTTCGGGCTGACGCCGGCCAGCCGCCAGCACCTCGCCTTCAGCCAGATGCGGGCGGTGGAGTCCGGACGCTGGGTCGTCCACGCCGGGCTCAACGGCATCTCCGCGGTCGTCGACCCGCAGGGGCGGGTCAGCCAGCAGACCGGCCTGTTCGAGCAGGCGATCATCCGCGCCGACCTGCCCCTGGTGGACGGGACCACGGCGTTCACCCGGACCGGTGACCTCGTCGGCCCGGCCGCCATGGGCCTCGGCGTCGCCGGCCTGGTGTGGCTGCTGTGGACGGGCGCGCCCCGGACGCCACGGCGCAGCGCACCGCCGGCGGCCAGCCGTGAGCCGGGCCGGGGAGAACCGGCCCGCAGCCGCTAGGCTTGGCGCCAGGTCCCGTCATCTAGCGGCCCAGGATGGCAGCCTTTCAAGCTGTTCACGCGGGTTCGAATCCCGTCGGGACCACCAGCCTCGGGTCCCTCGCTACGCCGCGCGGTCGCCGAGGCGGGGCTGCGGGGCGCCGCCGCCTCGCTACACTGCATCCAGACGGCCTTGGCGCAGCCGGGATCTTGTGCGCCTGCACGTACTGCCCGGCGCGCAGACGCCGGGAGGGATCGGGAGATCGTGACGACGAAGAACGCGCAGGTCTACCAGGTGTCCGTGGAGCGCCAGAAGGCCGCCCAGGCCGCCGGCAACTACGACCTCTCCGACCTGCCCGGGCAGCTCGCGGAGCCGACCGCGGCGGCGCGCATCGGCAAGGCGGCGAAGCAGGACAAGATCCTGAAGGGCCAGCGCACCCTGCCCACCGTGGCACGCCTGTCGCCGGGCTCGGCGCTCGCGGTGTTCGGCCGGCCGGAGTCCCGCTGGGCCATGGCCTACTGGCGGCGCACCGGTGGCGGCGCCACCATGACCGAGCTGCTGTCCTACGCCCGCCAGCTGGTGGGGATGAACCCCAAGGGCGGCCTCGTGGTCTGCCTGTGCGGCCACGCCGGCCAGGGCCCGTGCATCCCGCTGTGGGCGCCGCGCGACGAGGTCAGCCTCACGGTCCAGCCCAACGACCTGGTCCTGCGCTTCGACTCGCTCGTCACCGACACCTAGGGCCGGCCGCGTGGCGGTGGAGGTGACCGGCCTGCTCGGCTTCGCCATGGAGCTCGCCGACGTCGCCGACGAGCTGACCCTGGCCCGGTTCGGCGGCGCGGTGCCCGCCGACATCAAGGCGGACGGCTCACCGGTGACCGAGGCGGACCGTGCCGTCGAGTCCGCACTGCGGGAGCAGATCGCCGCCGCCTACCCCGCGCATACGGTCCTTGGGGAGGAGCAGGGCGGGGCGATCGACCCGCAGACCCCCACATGGGTCATCGACCCCATCGACGCCACGGCGAACTACCTGCGCGGGGTGCCGGTGTTCGCGACGCTGATCGCGGTGGTGGAGGGTGGGCGCCCGCTCGTGGGCGTGGCAAGCGCGCCGGCGATGGGGGAGCGCTGGGACGCCGCGGAGGGCCACGGGACCCGCCGCAACGGCCGGCCCGCGACGGTGTCGACGGTCGCCATGCTGGACGAGGCGCACGTCCTGCACGGCGGGTTGGACTGGTTCCGGCAGTCGCCGGCGTACTGGGAGCTGCTCGGCCGGCTGTCCGACGCCTGCTGGCGCACCCGCGGCTTCGGGGACTTCTGGATGCACCTGCTGGTGGCCGGCGGCATGGGCGATGTGGCCCTGGAACGCGACCTCAAGCCGTGGGACATCGCCGCGCTGGAGTGCATCGTCACGGAGGCCGGTGGGCGCCTCACGGCCTGGGACGGCGGACCAGCGCTGGCCGACCCCGATGGGGCGGTGCTGAGCACCAACGGCAGCCTGCACCCGCCCGTGCAAGCCCTTCTGGGCGCCGCCGTCGCAGCGCAGGACGGTTAGGTTAGGGCCTGGACCGAAGTAACGTTGCCGGGTCGCGGTGGTCATGCCCGACAGTGTCACACCGTCATGGGACACGTGATCGCATGGTGATCGCTGCACAGTCCTCCTTGCAGGCTGTCGCAGAATGGGCCGACCAGCAGCGCCGCGCGCCCCGCGTGGCCCCGTCTGCTGTCCCCGTACGCCTGCTGGCGGACGGGGAGCACGTCGTGGCGCCCTGGCCGCCCGGGGTGCCGCCCGTGTGGACCCGTCGGAGTCGCACGGACCCGTGGGCGGCGTGTAGCGGGCGCAGCGCGGACACTTTGCCGGCGTCGCTGCGCGCACCGCGGCCACCGGGGCCAGGGCGCACAGCGGTGGCGCGGTCAACGTCTGCGGTCACAGCCGGCAGACGACCGTCACGACGCGATCGAATACCTCGCACCCCACACCAGACAGCGAAGAGCTGCATCATGCGACAGCCTGCTTGATGGGCTTGAGCAGCTTGACGGTGACCGAGAAGCGCGCGTCGTGGGCGGCGCAGCCGGCGATGAACGCCCGCGAGTAGAACGCCGCGTCGGCGCGCACCGTCAGCGCGCCGGTGGCGCCGGCGTCACGGACCCGACAAAGCGTCTCACGGATGAACGTGCCCGCCCAGCGCGCGGAGCCGGCGTTGCCGCCACGCATGCGCGCGTGCAGCACTTCCCCGGTGCCCACCAGCGTCGCCAGCAGCGGGTGGTAGCCGCGCACCTTGGTGTAGCCAAACCGTGCGCCCTGCTTGGCGGTGCCACCACCTTAGGTTCGCAGGCTCGCAACCTCGTCCTCGCACTCCGTGACGAACGCCTGCGCCGCGTCGATCCGTTCGTCGATGCGGGCGAGCTCGTCGAGCACCACGGTGCGTCGGCGGCCGAGCTCCTCGAGCAACGGGCGATCGGTGCGCTCGATGGTGCGTCGGACCCGGCGGTGCACGCCCGCAGCGGCGTCGCGGGTGCCCTCGGCGAACGCATCGACGCGTGCGCGCTCGGCGTGCAGGTACTCCCGGTACCGCAGGAGCGCGTCGCGTTCCTCCACCGCCCGCAGCATCGTGAAGTAGGCCGCGTCGTACTCGCTGCGCGGGCTCACGGCCGCGCCCCCGGGAGCTCGGCGAACAGGTACGCCTCCGCGAGACACGCCGCGCGCCAGTCGTCCAGGTGCAGGGACTCGTCGATGCCGTGCGCGCGCGTGTCAGGGTCCTCGACGCCGAGCAGCAGGGCGGGCGCGCCGCCGAACGCCGCCGAGAACGGCTCGACGAACGGGATGCTGCCGCCCACGCCGACGTAGGCGGCCGGATGGCCGTAGGCGGCGTAAAGCGCCCGTTCCGCGGCGGTGAAGACCCCACGGTGCTCGCCGTCGGGGTCGACGACGAACGGCCCGGCCGCGGCTCCCGGTGTCACCTGCGCGTGCAGGCCCCACGGCACGCTCTCCTCCAGCCAGCGGCACAGGACGTCCCTGGCCCGCGCCGGGTCCTGGCCCGGGGCCAGGCGCACGCTCACGCGGGCGCGGGCCACCGGCGTGATCGAGTTCGACGAGCCGTCGACGGGGGCGGCGTCGAGCCCGATGATCGTCGCGGCGGGCTGCAACCACAGGCGTTCAAGGACGCTCGCGTCGGGGTCGCCGACCAGTGCGACGCCATCCAGCACGCCCGCCTCCGCCCGGAAGGTGGCCGTGTCGAACGCCAGGGCGTCCAGGCGCGCACGCTCCTGCGCGCTCGGTCGGCGGGCGTCGGCGGTGAAGCCGGGGATGGCCACCGCCCCCGCGGCATCGGTGAGGCCGGCCAGCGCCTTGACCAGGCCGGTGACGGGGTCGGGGACCGGCCCGCCGTACATGCCCGAGTGCAGGGGGTGGTCCAGGCCGCGAACGGTGATCTCGGCATCGACCAGCCCGCGCAGCGCGTAGGTGATGGACGGGACCCCGACCTTCCAGTTCACGGTGTCGGTCAGGATCATGATGTCGGCCCGCAGGAGGTCGCCGTACCGCTCCAGCAGGCCGGGGAGATGCTCGCTGCCGGTCTCCTCCTCGCCCTCGACGATCACCTTCAGGTTGACCGGCAGTCGGCCGTGGACGCGCAGCCACGCGTCGACAGCGGCGACGTGCACCAGCACGCCCGCCTTGTCGTCCGCGCTGCCGCGCCCGTACAGCCGTCCGCCGCGCTCCGCGGGCTCGAACGGGGCGGAGGACCAGGCCTCCGGGTCTCCGGGCGGCTGGACGTCGTGGTGGGCGTAGCACAGCACCGTGGGGGCGTCGGGGCCGGCATGGCACCACTCGGCGTAGACCGCCGGGTGGGCGCCGTCCACCTCCAGCAGGTGCGCCTGCTCGAGCCCGGTCGCGGCCAGGAGGTCCCGGGTGGCCTCCGCGCTGCGGCGCACCGCCGCCGGGTCGAAGCCGGGCGCGCTCACGCTGGGGATGCGCACCAGGTCCTCCAACGCCGCGCGGTGGTCGGGCATGCGCCCCTCGAGCGCGGTGCGCACCGCCGCCATGATCGGCGCGCCGACGGCCGGCGCCTCTCCGTCGTGCGGCGTGCGGGTCATGGCCGCGATGCTAGGCGCCCACGAGCCCGCCGGCCACGGGGCCGGTCCCCGCTGCGCCGCCTGTTCGTGCAATCGCGACCGTGCCCCTGCCCACCTGACCGGGGGGAGAGGTTGACATTGACGTCGATGTCAATAGAGTGCAGAGCGTACTTTCCTTTCCCGCGCCGCAACCGCAGCCGCGAACCCCACGCCGCAACCAGGAAGGTCGCCGCCATCACGAACGACGCATCCATGCCCCGAGCCGTCATCGAGGGACTCGGCACCTGCGTGCCGCCGCGGGTGGTCACCA from Egibacteraceae bacterium includes these protein-coding regions:
- a CDS encoding inositol monophosphatase family protein produces the protein MAVEVTGLLGFAMELADVADELTLARFGGAVPADIKADGSPVTEADRAVESALREQIAAAYPAHTVLGEEQGGAIDPQTPTWVIDPIDATANYLRGVPVFATLIAVVEGGRPLVGVASAPAMGERWDAAEGHGTRRNGRPATVSTVAMLDEAHVLHGGLDWFRQSPAYWELLGRLSDACWRTRGFGDFWMHLLVAGGMGDVALERDLKPWDIAALECIVTEAGGRLTAWDGGPALADPDGAVLSTNGSLHPPVQALLGAAVAAQDG
- a CDS encoding M20/M25/M40 family metallo-hydrolase codes for the protein MTRTPHDGEAPAVGAPIMAAVRTALEGRMPDHRAALEDLVRIPSVSAPGFDPAAVRRSAEATRDLLAATGLEQAHLLEVDGAHPAVYAEWCHAGPDAPTVLCYAHHDVQPPGDPEAWSSAPFEPAERGGRLYGRGSADDKAGVLVHVAAVDAWLRVHGRLPVNLKVIVEGEEETGSEHLPGLLERYGDLLRADIMILTDTVNWKVGVPSITYALRGLVDAEITVRGLDHPLHSGMYGGPVPDPVTGLVKALAGLTDAAGAVAIPGFTADARRPSAQERARLDALAFDTATFRAEAGVLDGVALVGDPDASVLERLWLQPAATIIGLDAAPVDGSSNSITPVARARVSVRLAPGQDPARARDVLCRWLEESVPWGLHAQVTPGAAAGPFVVDPDGEHRGVFTAAERALYAAYGHPAAYVGVGGSIPFVEPFSAAFGGAPALLLGVEDPDTRAHGIDESLHLDDWRAACLAEAYLFAELPGARP
- a CDS encoding amidohydrolase family protein, with amino-acid sequence MSPPPVPETTLVVAAGIHTLDPASPSGRRAMLLAGDQILWVGPSARAAPPHEHEVDLGAAWVCPSFVDAHVHGTAAGLALTGLDLRGAASLAECLERLGRHAAAGTEEVVLGFAWDDEGWPEQRPPSAADITAVTGSRAVLLARIDGHSCVVDPATLARLPLDGLAGVDRDADGRPTGLLREQACEAARRRLMARLPDAQLDAARRATCRRAASLGIGGLHEMGHPGISGLADARVWATGDWPVEVHTWWAQLDGPRDLRPGGDLFLDGSIGSHTAAVFDGYADGGEPGRLFHADEAVAAFFTTATRAGRGGAVHAIGDRAVDQAVRALEAAAAAIGADAVHACRHRIEHAEMISPELVTRLRDVGAVVSVQPAFDALWGGPDGLYARRFGPAAACQTNPLAWFAAAGVPMALGSDAPVTPLDPWAAVQAATHHQGACGLSRRQALAAHTLGGRYAAGQDAVGALCTGARADFAVWGDDPLAVEDPRDLTCLATVVAGRVVHGALGVSHPA
- the lnt gene encoding apolipoprotein N-acyltransferase, whose amino-acid sequence is MNPGLRRALLAVSGGVLLYAGHPPLGLGPLGLVALAPLLVLARDCAGGERAVRAGLGWGMLAAAAFFTPLLYWIAVVEPVALPLLVLSQSAAVAGFVAGMAAWGDRPWRPVAAVVWWVALEALRSMAPWGGFPWGVLGYTQHGGGLLLPIARTLGVLGVSAACAGVAAAVEEAIHRLRALRAAGPPTRAFGEAAFAAARTPLLGVLVILAAGVLRGGDPPAPTGRSLDLAAVQGNDISDTRSLARDSVVEVAERMTALTEQLAADRAGLPDVVVWPENALDADPTAGTRPEVTALVHRALDALDGTPLLAGMLRTEAGRQFNTMAELAPDGTVRDVYAKRSLVPFGEFVPFREHLEWVPALERAGDFSAGADPGVFTVAGARVATVICFENTFPALTRSQVRAGAELLVVSTNNASFGLTPASRQHLAFSQMRAVESGRWVVHAGLNGISAVVDPQGRVSQQTGLFEQAIIRADLPLVDGTTAFTRTGDLVGPAAMGLGVAGLVWLLWTGAPRTPRRSAPPAASREPGRGEPARSR